Proteins encoded together in one Synechococcus sp. BL107 window:
- a CDS encoding DUF3143 domain-containing protein produces the protein MPSPLPPESSPLNQHSLRALEQWLLQLGAIRIDNDPCRWQLERPAWSAVLLLDREDLKVIWQASGSSSETQCSLPYGLSRADVEAAIQAGP, from the coding sequence ATGCCGTCCCCCCTTCCACCGGAGAGTTCACCACTCAATCAGCACTCCCTCCGAGCGCTTGAGCAATGGCTGCTTCAATTGGGCGCCATTCGGATCGACAATGATCCGTGCCGATGGCAATTGGAACGACCTGCTTGGAGTGCCGTTCTTCTCTTGGACCGTGAAGACCTCAAGGTGATTTGGCAGGCATCTGGGAGCAGCTCGGAAACGCAATGCTCCCTGCCCTATGGGCTGTCGCGCGCTGATGTGGAGGCGGCGATCCAGGCTGGTCCTTAA
- a CDS encoding J domain-containing protein produces the protein MKDQIKSVPDVSISHYQRLGVAPGVDPEALRQAFRRKSKALHPDTTALPEAQASLAFQQLKESYALLADPGRRDAYDAMLRETTARPHVVQKATSDPWNGIGERRPLSGGEWFSLVLLSLALLLSLLLGLGVAVVQGRDWQVSPSWLTDEQTLRTSNLRSDAVPPSTGEFTTQSALPPSA, from the coding sequence ATGAAGGACCAGATCAAGTCTGTGCCGGACGTCTCCATCAGCCACTACCAACGGCTCGGTGTGGCCCCAGGAGTTGATCCGGAAGCATTGCGCCAGGCATTCCGGCGCAAGAGCAAAGCATTGCATCCCGACACTACGGCGCTACCTGAAGCGCAGGCCAGCCTTGCGTTTCAACAGCTCAAGGAGTCCTACGCCCTTCTGGCGGACCCTGGGCGTCGCGATGCTTACGACGCCATGCTGCGCGAAACCACTGCGAGGCCTCACGTCGTTCAGAAGGCCACCTCTGATCCTTGGAACGGGATTGGTGAACGACGTCCACTGTCAGGAGGTGAATGGTTTTCTTTGGTTCTGCTGAGCTTGGCGCTCCTTCTCAGCTTGTTGCTGGGATTGGGAGTGGCGGTTGTGCAAGGCCGGGATTGGCAAGTGTCGCCGTCTTGGCTCACCGATGAGCAGACTTTGAGAACCTCCAACCTGCGATCCGATGCCGTCCCCCCTTCCACCGGAGAGTTCACCACTCAATCAGCACTCCCTCCGAGCGCTTGA
- the rsmG gene encoding 16S rRNA (guanine(527)-N(7))-methyltransferase RsmG: MADATPGAEYWTALGWQPSTEQVDQLAMLQVLLREWNAKVNLTRLVEGDDYWINQVFDSLWPLAAELNKPHQPRTCMDVGTGGGFPGLAIAIALPGAHMTLLDSVGRKTAAVEAMASKLGLADRVAVRTERIETTGHDRACRGQFDLAMARAVAAAPVVAEYLVPLLKPKGEALLFRGQWSEDDTAQFHNVLTPLKAQLTGVEARQLPSERGIRHLLRVQPTGTCPSSYPRAVGIPSRTPLGS; encoded by the coding sequence ATGGCCGATGCCACACCGGGAGCTGAATATTGGACGGCACTCGGTTGGCAACCGTCGACGGAGCAGGTGGATCAGCTTGCAATGCTGCAAGTCCTGTTGCGGGAATGGAACGCGAAAGTCAACCTCACCCGACTCGTGGAGGGCGATGACTACTGGATCAATCAAGTGTTTGACAGCTTGTGGCCCTTAGCGGCTGAGTTGAACAAACCCCACCAACCCAGAACCTGCATGGATGTCGGCACAGGTGGTGGATTCCCGGGATTAGCGATCGCGATTGCCCTACCGGGCGCGCATATGACACTGCTGGACTCCGTGGGCCGTAAAACGGCAGCGGTGGAGGCGATGGCCAGCAAGCTTGGCCTCGCGGATCGCGTGGCCGTTCGCACCGAACGGATCGAAACGACAGGCCATGATCGCGCCTGCCGCGGCCAGTTCGACCTCGCCATGGCTCGCGCCGTTGCGGCAGCCCCCGTCGTGGCGGAATACCTCGTTCCCCTTTTGAAACCCAAAGGGGAAGCACTGCTTTTTCGAGGGCAATGGTCTGAGGACGACACCGCACAATTCCACAATGTGCTGACGCCGCTGAAGGCTCAATTAACTGGGGTAGAGGCGCGTCAGCTGCCGTCCGAACGGGGTATCCGTCACCTCTTGCGCGTGCAGCCCACTGGAACCTGTCCATCGTCCTATCCACGGGCCGTTGGCATTCCTAGCCGGACACCGCTGGGCTCCTAA
- a CDS encoding aldo/keto reductase: MASLPTRRFGRTELDIPLLSLGAMRFQQSWSDLPAEDISAASQAQLQATLNRAVAEGFHHVETARHYGTSERQLGWALPKAPDAKRLLQSKVPPRDDVVAFEAELELSFERLDCDRLDLLAIHGINLPEHLEQTLRPGGCMEVVRRWQTKGRIGSVGFSTHGPTELIVDACNTGAFDYLNLHWYYIRQDNSPALDAARRQDMGVFIISPTDKGGHLHSPSQKLLDLCAPLHPIVFNDLFCLQDERVHTISVGAASPQDFDRHLKAIELLPQAVDLIEPVHQRLQRAAVDALGAEWMATWHVGLPSWQDTPGEINLPVLLWLHNMLEAWDLESFATARYRLLGQGGHWFAGSNADSFDDQVSASALQAVLGASPWRARIPLILTELKHRLAGDAQKRLTSI; this comes from the coding sequence ATGGCTTCGCTTCCAACCCGACGCTTTGGACGAACAGAGCTGGACATTCCACTGTTGTCGCTCGGGGCTATGCGGTTTCAGCAGAGTTGGAGCGATCTTCCGGCAGAGGACATCTCAGCAGCATCGCAAGCTCAGTTACAGGCCACGTTGAATCGGGCTGTGGCTGAGGGATTTCATCATGTGGAAACGGCTCGTCACTACGGCACATCAGAGCGGCAGTTGGGTTGGGCCTTGCCCAAGGCCCCCGATGCCAAGCGTTTGCTGCAAAGCAAAGTTCCTCCCCGTGATGATGTTGTTGCCTTTGAAGCGGAGCTGGAGCTGAGCTTTGAACGCTTGGACTGTGATCGTTTGGACCTGCTGGCCATTCATGGCATCAACTTGCCAGAACACCTTGAGCAGACGCTTCGACCCGGCGGTTGCATGGAGGTGGTCCGTCGCTGGCAGACAAAGGGCCGGATTGGTTCGGTGGGTTTTTCAACCCATGGACCCACCGAGTTGATTGTGGATGCGTGCAACACCGGAGCTTTCGACTACCTCAATCTGCATTGGTATTACATCCGTCAGGACAATTCCCCTGCCTTGGACGCGGCCCGCCGCCAAGACATGGGCGTTTTCATCATTAGCCCGACTGACAAAGGGGGCCATCTCCACAGCCCATCGCAGAAACTGCTCGACCTTTGTGCACCGCTCCACCCGATTGTGTTTAACGATCTGTTCTGTTTGCAGGATGAACGCGTGCACACCATCAGTGTGGGTGCTGCTTCACCGCAGGATTTTGATCGCCATCTCAAGGCCATTGAGCTCTTGCCTCAAGCCGTTGATTTGATTGAACCGGTGCATCAACGCCTGCAGAGGGCGGCGGTGGACGCGCTAGGAGCCGAATGGATGGCCACATGGCATGTGGGGCTTCCCTCTTGGCAAGACACGCCTGGAGAGATCAACTTGCCCGTTTTGCTTTGGCTCCACAACATGTTGGAGGCCTGGGACCTCGAGAGCTTCGCAACAGCGCGCTATCGACTGCTTGGCCAAGGGGGGCATTGGTTTGCCGGATCCAATGCCGATTCCTTTGATGATCAAGTCAGTGCGTCGGCCCTTCAGGCTGTGCTCGGTGCTAGTCCTTGGCGGGCGAGGATTCCTCTCATCCTGACTGAACTCAAACATCGGTTGGCGGGCGACGCTCAAAAGCGGCTGACCAGCATTTGA
- a CDS encoding ferredoxin, whose amino-acid sequence MADPSLAFSAPAIHSVQANGLEPLLGGQLRDQAVWVDEAICIGCRYCAHVATNTFVVEPHLGRSRAFRQDGDSTDRIQEAIDTCPVDCIHWVPFESLKALKQGLERQNLQARPQG is encoded by the coding sequence CTGGCTGATCCATCGCTTGCTTTTTCTGCTCCAGCAATTCATTCCGTTCAGGCGAATGGATTGGAGCCATTGCTGGGTGGTCAGCTCAGGGATCAAGCCGTGTGGGTGGATGAGGCCATTTGTATTGGTTGCCGTTATTGCGCCCATGTCGCCACCAATACTTTCGTCGTTGAGCCCCATCTCGGTCGTTCCAGAGCCTTTCGTCAAGATGGCGACAGCACCGATCGAATTCAAGAAGCGATCGACACCTGCCCTGTGGACTGCATTCATTGGGTTCCGTTCGAATCCCTCAAAGCGTTGAAGCAGGGTTTAGAGCGGCAAAACCTGCAGGCACGTCCTCAGGGTTGA
- a CDS encoding DUF1257 domain-containing protein: MSHFSTVKTELRQLDPLVQALNDMGFPPEQGARPVRGYQGQTVTADLAVTMQEGGDLGFRWNAKSGSYELVTDLDLWKQQIPIERFLAKLTQRYALNTVLAATANEGFQVAEQTQAQDGSIELVVTRWDA; this comes from the coding sequence ATGTCGCATTTCAGCACCGTTAAAACAGAACTGCGCCAGCTCGATCCATTGGTTCAAGCGCTGAACGACATGGGCTTCCCTCCAGAGCAAGGGGCGCGCCCAGTCCGTGGTTACCAAGGTCAAACCGTGACGGCTGATCTGGCTGTCACGATGCAAGAGGGCGGTGACCTTGGTTTTCGATGGAACGCCAAGTCTGGTTCTTACGAGCTGGTGACCGACTTAGATCTTTGGAAACAACAGATCCCAATCGAACGCTTTCTGGCCAAACTCACCCAGCGCTATGCCTTGAACACGGTATTAGCGGCTACTGCGAACGAAGGCTTCCAGGTTGCTGAACAAACCCAGGCCCAGGATGGTTCGATCGAACTCGTGGTTACTCGCTGGGACGCTTAA
- a CDS encoding DUF2997 domain-containing protein — protein MPQRTVRFTIRPDGRVEERVEGVAGPACQQLTERLEAALGAVEHQEPTAEAFQQPTSQSQSLPAQLH, from the coding sequence ATGCCCCAACGCACGGTTCGTTTCACCATTCGACCTGACGGTCGCGTGGAAGAAAGGGTCGAAGGGGTGGCCGGTCCTGCGTGCCAGCAGCTCACCGAACGGTTGGAAGCTGCGCTTGGAGCCGTTGAACACCAAGAACCCACTGCTGAAGCGTTTCAGCAGCCGACTAGCCAATCCCAATCCCTTCCCGCGCAATTGCACTGA